A single window of Dermacentor albipictus isolate Rhodes 1998 colony chromosome 1, USDA_Dalb.pri_finalv2, whole genome shotgun sequence DNA harbors:
- the LOC135905454 gene encoding uncharacterized protein yields the protein MPAVMHLSLVILLCALAALHGWSPPGAVVSAANITTTKDSAKNSSDEHVESLLRCSSQILKTSMDIGSRLCSNESSCIRYGDCCFDAAVAPNSTSKKDTTCVPLLDHKGVRRKIMMATRCNDSWPEDEVRKGCEDAGAKNETFFRIPATSTSGYTYSNGFCALCNYDIESWVFWTTSFVESKQGTFELHEDSLKNNLRYCTARENYTDRCGRVEGNVFEEAESMCELYLEPVRLNYTGKTYKNVYCALCNQVDITSLVCHPAERASIADTADSRNESSGFKHISVEKLASNATSCAAWFNDKCYINDTVYRYKEENVSASNATDAAGDGFYTYTYQHYLIMVCIGLSLFFLLMKGVTYAVFSASRNFASRCNLCLSATLFFTQLVYILTSYLDVPNDVCVVSSVFQHFGFVATFAWTTVLSFDMWRNISSMRVATRSDKTLLLYGAVAWGAPFLFVAACCSLNWGAPWSPYSPAYGQYYCFFGKYRPYIAFFLVPMGVLLAVDMGFYAHIIVYVRRTKDFRKGKVSNSGGGEQPSDAALFFKLALIMGAAWFLGLLNFINSSVIQVLTSILNGLQGVYLFFGFQDYKYYVAAIKARYKNEKRTLSSTASNSSAATDVPSVSDVPATSAGGEGQRGVRLSMDNFSRTN from the exons ATGCCG GCAGTCATGCACCTTTCGCTGGTCATCCTACTGTGCGCCCTGGCTGCTCTCCATGGCTGGTCCCCACCTGGTGCAGTTGTCAGTGCAGCCAACATCACGACCACCAAAGATTCAGCAAAAAATAGCAGCGATGAGCACGTCGAGTCACTGCTTCGCTGCAGTTCTCAAATACTCAAAACGTCGATGGATATCGGAAGTCGATTGTGCTCGAATGAGTCCAGCTGCATTCGCTACGGGGACTGCTGTTTCGACGCCGCCGTCGCACCAAACAGCACATCCAAGAAGGACACAACTTGTGTTCCATTGCTCGACCATAAAGGTGTCCGCCGCAAAATAATGATGGCCACTCGCTGCAATGACTCCTGGCCGGAAGACGAGGTCAGGAAGGGCTGTGAAGACGCTGGCGCGAAAAATGAAACATTCTTCAGGATCCCAGCAACGAGCACGAGCGGATACACCTATTCGAACGGGTTCTGTGCACTCTGCAATTACGACATCGAGAGCTGGGTTTTTTGGACTACCTCATTTGTTGAGAGCAAGCAAGGGACTTTCGAGTTGCACGAGGATTCCCTGAAAAATAACTTGCGTTATTGCACTGCACGTGAAAATTACACTGATCGATGCGGACGAGTTGAAGGCAACGTGTTCGAAGAAGCAGAAAGCATGTGTGAGCTTTACTTGGAGCCTGTTAGACTAAATTACACCGGCAAAACGTACAAGAACGTGTACTGCGCGCTTTGTAATCAAGTGGACATAACTTCGCTGGTATGCCATCCGGCCGAAAGAGCAAGTATCGCCGACACTGCAGATTCCCGTAACGAGTCTAGTGGCTTCAAACACATCAGTGTCGAGAAGTTGGCAAGCAACGCCACGTCGTGTGCTGCCTGGTTCAACGACAAGTGTTACATCAACGACACGGTCTACCGGTACAAGGAGGAAAACGTGTCCGCGAGTAACGCCACGGATGCGGCGGGCGACGGGTTTTACACCTACACCTACCAACACTATCTCATCATGGTCTGCATCGGACTGTCGCTCTTCTTCCTTCTCATGAAGGGGGTGACGTACGCCGTCTTCAGCGCTTCCCGCAACTTCGCGTCGAGGTGCAACCTGTGCTTGTCCGCGACGCTCTTCTTCACCCAACTTGTCTACATCTTGACCAGTTATCTCGACGTTCCCAACGACGTCTGCGTGGTGTCCTCTGTCTTCCAGCACTTTGGTTTCGTCGCCACTTTCGCCTGGACCACGGTGCTGTCATTCGACATGTGGAGGAACATCTCGTCCATGCGGGTAGCCACAAGAAGCGACAAGACGCTACTTCTTTACGGAGCCGTGGCGTGGGGCGCCCCTTTTCTGTTCGTGGCCGCGTGCTGTAGCCTGAACTGGGGAGCTCCGTGGTCTCCGTACTCACCCGCGTACGGCCAGTACTATTGCTTCTTCGGCAAGTACCGTCCTTACATCGCCTTCTTCCTCGTTCCCATGGGCGTGCTGCTGGCAGTGGACATGGGATTCTACGCGCACATCATCGTATACGTGAGACGAACCAAGGACTTCAGAAAAGGCAAGGTCTCCAACAGCGGCGGCGGTGAACAGCCCTCCGACGCGGCACTGTTCTTCAAGCTTGCCCTAATCATGGGGGCAGCCTGGTTTCTGGGGCTGCTGAACTTCATCAACTCGTCCGTAATTCAGGTCCTCACAAGCATCCTGAACGGTCTACAGGGTGTATACCTCTTCTTCGGCTTCCAGGACTACAAGTACTACGTGGCCGCGATTAAGGCGAGGTACAAGAACGAGAAGCGTACCCTGTCGTCCACTGCCTCCAACTCTTCCGCTGCCACGGATGTGCCGAGTGTGAGTGATGTGCCCGCGACCAGTGCTGGCGGTGAGGGGCAGCGAGGCGTGAGACTTTCTATGGACAATTTTTCACGAACGaattaa